The sequence CATTTCATTTTATGCTCCTTTTCGGGTGAGAAGAATTACTAGGCATTTGCCTTAGAGACTTGTTGGGGGAGAATTTATTTGTAGCTGTCACGGCGGCTTCAGGGCGTGGGCTAAATAAAACGGTCTGTCGGTACCCGACGATCCCAACTATTGAGGTGGCGATCCCTCACATTAATTGCCTCCGTGAAATCTCCACGTACCCTAAACCATACAGCACAGTGCAAATAAAAAGCTTACGGTACACAAACAGGACACACACCAAATAGTTTGCGATGGTTTTTCTGCAATCAGAACAATTTGGCAAACCAAGCTTAGTCTGCGACTTCCAAGAGCTGTACCGCTACTTAATTGATGACTTTGTCATTCAATATTGCCAGAATTTGGCTAAACGAGATTTCATACATAAGACTAAGTTGTCAGCTCAAAAGAAAGGAAAAAGGCAATATCTTAATGACACTGAAACGAAGGATTTCACTAATAAGCTCAGTAAGTATTTTGAAATGACTGTTGAAATTCCAAGAATAAAAGTCGGAGAAAGACAAACAATCGAGACGCTAATAAATGAAGAATCACTGTTATTAGCCAAGTTTCTGAGAAAAGAAAGAAAAAATTGGAATCCGAGACAGGCAAAAATTCTTTCTTAGGCAAATTGTTTAATAAAGTTTCATAACTATATATTTTATAGGATGGAACTATGCCGGTTTTAATTGATGAATTTTCAGTTAAACCATTATATTTAGAGACTTTTCTTGTGGAACAGAGACTTGGAGTTGCCACTGGTTTTGCAGTTAAGAAAGATGCTTCTTATTATTTAATTACTAATTGGCATGTAGTTACAGGTAGAAATCCTTTTGATAATAATCGACCACTTTCTGCCAGAGGATTAGCAGACCCGAACAAACTAAAAGTGTGGTTTCATGGACAAAATTTAGGCAGTTGGATAGCTAAAGAGATTGAGCTGATTAATAGAGCTGGAGATAAACTTTGGCTTGAACATGAACTACCTGAACAGGTTGATGTAGTAGCTATTCCGTTTGCTGTCACGGAAGATATAAGAATTTATGAGATAGATTTAGCCTTAGCTGATTTTGATTTAATGGTATATCCCTCAGAAGCAGTTAGTATCATTGGCTTTCCTATGGGATTAACTTCTGGAGGCAAATTTCCAATCTGGAAGACTGGACACATTGCCTCAGATATTGATATTGATTGGGATGGCAAGCCTGCATTCTTAATCGATGCAACAACCAAAAGTGGTATGTCGGGCTCCCCTGTAATTGCAAAAAGAGTAAGCCTCTATCAGACATCTCATGGCAATGTGGTTGGGAACGCAGCAAGGTTCCTCGGTGTTTACTCAGGCAGAGAAATTGGTGAATCAGGAGTTGAGGTAGGCTTTGTATGGAAACCAAGAGTTATTTCAGAAATTCTTGGTCATTAAGCAATATTTTTCCATTGTTGTCTTGCCAAAATAATGGAAAATGGTAGAATTAGCTTCTCAGATAGTCGCCCTTGATAGACAGTGAAGGGGACAGAAGGACTCTACACTTTTTGCATATTATTCAGCCCGCTCTGTAAGATGTGTTATGTACACGCTACACGTGCTGTGTGTGATACACGTGATACACGAGCGGAGCAGTTGTGAAAGAGAGAGTGAAAGCGAAAGAAGGTAGGTCGGGAAAAGTTTGGGTTTGGGTTGGGTTTGGGATTAAAATTTAATCCAACCAACCAACCACTTCCTCATCACTCTGCTACCACTCAATCACTCTGTCACTCATTCTCTGTCACT comes from Candidatus Bathyarchaeota archaeon and encodes:
- a CDS encoding CRISPR-associated endonuclease Cas1 — its product is MVFLQSEQFGKPSLVCDFQELYRYLIDDFVIQYCQNLAKRDFIHKTKLSAQKKGKRQYLNDTETKDFTNKLSKYFEMTVEIPRIKVGERQTIETLINEESLLLAKFLRKERKNWNPRQAKILS
- a CDS encoding serine protease; amino-acid sequence: MPVLIDEFSVKPLYLETFLVEQRLGVATGFAVKKDASYYLITNWHVVTGRNPFDNNRPLSARGLADPNKLKVWFHGQNLGSWIAKEIELINRAGDKLWLEHELPEQVDVVAIPFAVTEDIRIYEIDLALADFDLMVYPSEAVSIIGFPMGLTSGGKFPIWKTGHIASDIDIDWDGKPAFLIDATTKSGMSGSPVIAKRVSLYQTSHGNVVGNAARFLGVYSGREIGESGVEVGFVWKPRVISEILGH